One stretch of Euphorbia lathyris chromosome 7, ddEupLath1.1, whole genome shotgun sequence DNA includes these proteins:
- the LOC136235470 gene encoding NAC domain-containing protein 2-like has translation MAAAAALDLPPGFRFHPTDEELVVHYLCRKCASQSIAVPIIKEIDLYKYDPWDLPGLALYGEKEWYFFSPRDRKYPNGSRPNRAAGSGYWKATGADKPIGQPKPVGIKKALVFYAGKAPRGEKTNWIMHEYRLADVDRSIRKKNSLRLDDWVLCRLYNKKGTLEKQGPQLLMNRKLEPMEINEDQKPDIMAPPVAPSTGAGTGNDYIYFDQSDSVPKLHTDSSCSEHVVSPEFTSEVQSEPKLKDWGTVNTLDYGYNYYDPSTDISFSSQFQENGNDQMSPLQDIFMFFQKPF, from the exons ATGGCAGCGGCAGCCGCTTTAGATTTACCTCCCGGATTCAGATTCCATCCGACTGATGAGGAGCTTGTTGTGCACTATCTTTGCCGGAAATGTGCGTCGCAATCGATTGCTGTTCCGATTATTAAGGAAATCGATTTGTACAAGTACGATCCGTGGGATCTCCCAG GTTTGGCTTTGTATGGGGAGAAGGAGTGGTACTTTTTTTCACCTAGAGATAGGAAGTATCCGAACGGATCTAGGCCAAATCGGGCGGCGGGGAGTGGCTATTGGAAGGCGACCGGAGCTGATAAACCGATCGGTCAACCGAAACCAGTCGGGATCAAAAAAGCGTTGGTGTTTTACGCCGGGAAGGCTCCGAGAGGAGAGAAAACAAACTGGATTATGCACGAGTACCGGTTAGCAGATGTGGATCGGTCGATTCGGAAGAAGAATAGCCTAAGG CTGGATGATTGGGTGTTATGCCGATTATACAATAAGAAGGGTACACTGGAGAAGCAAGGACCACAGCTATTGATGAACCGCAAATTGGAGCCGATGGAAATAAACGAGGATCAGAAGCCGGACATAATGGCACCGCCGGTAGCTCCGTCGACTGGCGCAGGGACGGGAAACGATTATATCTATTTCGACCAATCGGATTCAGTACCGAAGTTGCACACGGACTCAAGCTGCTCGGAGCACGTGGTGTCGCCGGAGTTCACGAGCGAGGTTCAGAGTGAGCCGAAATTGAAAGATTGGGGAACCGTAAATACCCTAGATTATGGTTACAATTACTACGATCCCAGTACGGACATTTCCTTCTCGTCGCAGTTCCAAGAGAATGGTAACGATCAGATGTCGCCGCTCCAGGATATATTCATGTTCTTTCAAAAGCCGTTTTGA